One genomic region from Balaenoptera musculus isolate JJ_BM4_2016_0621 chromosome X, mBalMus1.pri.v3, whole genome shotgun sequence encodes:
- the LOC118888984 gene encoding LOW QUALITY PROTEIN: ferritin, mitochondrial-like (The sequence of the model RefSeq protein was modified relative to this genomic sequence to represent the inferred CDS: inserted 3 bases in 2 codons) — MFQEFYTQPSISSSEKTIENTLRQAVHWAVPRLCLLLQRCVDRTDPGAPLAPASDAPPTCVPLATFGTSRSAVLGHRDRQHHILSLTPYYRSTTSSQIRQNDSAEVEAAVNRLVNMHLRASRTYLSLGSYFHRHDAALEGLGHFLREVPEGKREGAQRLLKMQKQRGGRALFQDVQKXSQDERGETQDAVEAAIIMEQNLNQAPADLHALGSARADPRLWDFPESRLLDEQVKLIQKMRDHLTNLRRPAGPQAGLGESXSSKGSPSSTTRSLRSPAAFEEPLWRQGSCLKPLSAAARQLFNHPGALSQALDQMETIKLFAAKKERKESTLRHIIPRKYSFPLTN, encoded by the exons CGGCTCTGTCTCCTGCTACAACGGTGTGTGGACAGAACAGACCCAGGGGCGCCCCTTGCTCCCGCCTCCGATGCCCCTCCAACCTGTGTTCCACTCGCAACCTTCGGAACCAGCCGCTCAGCTGTCCTCGGCCACCGGGACCGCCAGCACCATATTTTGAGCTTAACGCCGTATTACCGATCCACCACGAGCTCCCAGATTCGTCAGAATGATTCCGCCGAGGTGGAGGCCGCCGTCAACCGCCTGGTCAACATGCACCTGCGGGCCTCGCGCACCTACCTCTCTCTGGGCTCCTATTTCCACCGCCACGACGCCGCTCTGGAGGGCCTGGGCCACTTTCTCCGCGAAGTGCCCGAGGGGAAGCGTGAGGGCGCCCAGCGCCTcttgaaaatgcagaaacagcGCGGCGGCCGCGCCCTCTTCCAGGACGTGCAGA CGTCTCAGGATGAGCGGGGTGAAACCCAGGACGCTGTGGAAGCCGCCATTATCATGGAGCAGAACCTGAACCAGGCCCCTGCGGACCTGCACGCCCTGGGCTCTGCCCGCGCAGACCCCCGCCTCTGGGACTTCCCGGAGAGCCGCCTCCTAGATGAGCAGGTGAAACTCATCCAGAAGATGCGCGATCACCTGACCAACCTCCGCAGGCCGGCTGGTCCCCAGGCGGGGCTGGGCGAGTC CTCGTCGAAAGGCTCACCCTCCAGCACAACTAGGAGCCTCCGGAGCCCAGCGGCCTTTGAGGAGCCCCTCTGGCGTCAGGGCTCCTGCCTGAAGCCCCTCTCTGCAGCCGCTAGGCAGCTTTTTAACCACCCTGGAGCCCTCTCCCAAGCCTTggaccaaatggaaacaataaagctttttgcagcaaagaaagaaagaaaagaaagtactcTAAGGCATATAATACCCAGAAAATACAGCTTCCCTCTCACAAATTAA